ATGTCGAAAGCCCTTTCAGAAATCCCTGCTTCTGAGAGGGATAGAATTAAAGTTGATTATTCTGATATCCCAGATGATCCTGTTTATTCGAGAAACCCATCGTCGATATTCTTTGGTGCCCCCGTCAATAACTTTAACCCATTACATATATTGCATGGGATCAAGCCCCTGGTAAATCCCCTAGCCGGGGAACGTGATCTGTTATCTGAAGACTTTGACCGTGGAAACGGCATCCTACCAAAACAAAGAAGATTAGCAGAGATTGTGGAGATGATTCACGCTGCCTCATTGCTTCATGACGATGTGCTTGATCATTCAACTTCGAGGCGTGGGAAACCTAGTGGCAATTCTGCGTTCACAAACAAAATGGCTGTCTTGGCAGGAGATTTTTTGCTAAGTAGGGCAAATTCAGCTGTGACTTCAATACGGAATCACGAAGTCTCAGAACTGGTTTCAGCCTGTATTAGTAACCTCGTTGAAGGCGAATTTATGCAGCTCAAAAACACAGCACTTGACCCAGATTTGACAACAATAAACAATGGAACTCAGGAGATACCTCTAGAGCCTAAAAGTGCGACAGCTTTATGTCATCAATATCGTGTTGATATTCCTCAGGGACTGGAAGTTTCTCATGAAGTACAGGTTGAAACTGCATTTAACTACTATTTACATAAATCATACCTGAAGACTGCTGCTCTTATATCCAAATCATGCAGGGGTGCTGCAATCTTGGCGGGTTCTAAAGAGGCAGTTCTTGATGACTGTTATTCATTTGGTAAAAATTTAGGAATCTGTTTCCAATTGGTGGACGATATGCTCGATTTTACTGTTTCTAGTGCTGAATTGGGTAAACCTGCGGGAGCTGACTTGGAGCTAGGAATTGCCACAGCACCAGTGCTATTTGCTTGGAAAGAATATCCAGCATTAGGAACCATCATACAGCGTAATTTCTCACAGCCTGGTGACATTGAAAGGGTACTTGAAGCAGTGGAAAAATACGACGGTGTCACTAAGACGAAAGAATTGGCTCGCGAATACCGTGATAAGGCTCTTAAAAATTTGCGGAATAGCTTGCCAGAGAGTGATTCACGCTCTGCATTGGAGTTTTTAACCAACAGCGTTTTAACAAGACGGAAGTAAAAGGAAAACCAATAAAAACAAGGAAACCATTGGGGCTTGTTTACATGCGATTATGTCCCTTGTTAACATATTTAGATCCTCAAGATATGTAATCCTGGGAATATATCTCGTTTCTGAAACGTGTAATgtttaattgaaaaaagtAGCCAtgtatatagatatacCTTTCGCACTGAATTCAAGATTATAGTAGtgaatttattgatgtTCCAATGGTTGTTACCAttatatgtttttaatgCTGAAGTTTAACTCATCAGATAGTTCACTTATTTACATTTGTTGACCCCAAGCCAACGATGAAGTTACTACTTACAACGGTTTTTTCACATTATGCCGGCGGAAGAAAGGCGGCAAACAGTACAGTTTGCAACGGGATCCAAAAGAATAACcaatgtatatataaatacacTAGCTTGTCATCACCTTTAGCATACCCAGTAGTTTTAATTAACCTATCAGAAAGGTACCATAAGTGCAATGGGATAAATGTAAAAACTCTATTAATGATTTGTACATGCGCGAAAAAAGTCAAAATGATTAACAATAATCGTGTAATGTAAACCAATGGCCTCAAGCTTTCCAGTGGATATTGGTATGAGAAATATATCGTAGAATACCAAATTAGAACAATATTAGGCAGAGACAATACAAAGTTTGGAACATTGTTTAATGACCAATAGTTTAGAAATCCTATGTTCCAATACTTGCCTTGTAAAAAAGAGTAAAATGATGTATAGGGAATTGAGAAAATTGGAAGACTTAATGAACACCATTCTTGTTGATATGGACatagaaaataataagGCAGATAATAATGGATATAGCAATacaacatcaacatcatGAAACCAGCAATAAAGGGAAACCAAAATGCACGAATAAAATCCCGctgtttcaataatttGAATAAATCATAAACATAGTAAACACCCAATATAATGCAATTGGATCTACTTGCAGTGGCTAGCGAAAATGCAACAGCAGAGAGCATATATGGGATCCAACcataatatttgaaagaaatatgTCCATAAACGTTGTAACACAAAGCGTAACCCCTCATCAACATCCCTAAAAATGCCAGGATAAATGACAACGGTTCAGAATATGGAGCAAGCAGAAACCCACCGGCACTACTTAGAATAAACAGCAATGCAGTCTTATATGCCAATTCGCTATTTTTCGGGAAAGTCTGTAAAGTAAGAGCATATAGTATCCAAACTGATACATAgtgaataaaaaaattcaataatgaTCCCTTCAACACAATATTATCAACTAAATCAAACCCGATCACCTCTTTACTTCCAACATACCCAAGCAAACTAGACCAACTAAAAGGTGAAAAAACCCATTCGTGTTCATACTGTGGTACTGCACGACCCCACCAGAATGATAAACCTTTATTACCATTATCTATAAACTGAATTGCATTCttaacaaaaaacacaGAATCCCACGATAATAACTTATGATACCACTTTAGATCGCTATACAATTGATACTcagataaaaataatgcCGTTGAAGTATCAAACTGTGAAGGTGAAAAGAAGACTATCAAATATTGCATACATTTAACAGCGAAAAACGTGACTGTCAATCGTTTAAATCGTTGTGGCATCCtcataaagaaaaaatacGCTTAATAATCTACAATTAATAACCCTGATTATCTATCACACCTTATTTATCACTGCCACGTCCCACTTTCTAAAACCCTCTACTGTGATCTAAAACACATATGTCTTGCTTGTGAACCACCGATTTTACCATCATTGCGTAGATGGAAAGAGGTGTATGTgagttttttctttccctGTCCGCGAGAATCACCATCACAACCACCAATCGCCAATAACTTGTACGCCTTTTAGAAGACGCAGAATAGGAATTCGACTATCGAAATCCTGCTCAACACTTCAATGACCGACTGTTCGTTCGTCTAGGAGCAATACCACCGCTTGTcgtataatatatatatgtatattatacGTATATGATGTATCAATCTCTCTTGACCTCGGTTTCCCCCATTCCGCAGGTTATTTCGccatttttctttaagGCCCAGAACAATTAGCGAAATGCAGTTACATGCCAGTTAACAGAAAGAAATCTTTCCCTAGTTGTCCCTATAGAACTGTAATTCTGGTCTTTATGGTCTAAATAATTGCTGGTAATAGTCGGAAACTTTCATCTCGCACCCCAATTTTGAACTATACTATTACATACCATATCACTACTATGGGCAGAAAATGAGTGCCAAAGCGTTCACTGCGACccaattaaaatatacCCACCCTTGAATGGGATGCAATTCAGGCCTTATATTGATTTTGTACAGTAGACAGGTGTATGCATGCGTGCATGTTAGGGCACTGTCAATGTAGTCATTGCTACAAAAGATGGCTTagaattaaaaagaaagtttCCAGTGATTAAAACACCGGCCCACCTTCTCCTCACGCTGAATACATAGAATTGTTCTTGAAAACACATTAATGTTTATCATCGTACGTCAGGCGACCACGACGAAGTAGATATAGATAAGAATGAAGGCAGGTATAGCATTTGAGGCTGTGATCCAATCTAATTTGCTGTGTCTTCAAAAATGTAGAAATTTTGTTGAgtttatatagtttttCCTTAGGAGAGGAGGGTCTTCGTTTTCTCCTACATTTCGAAACGTTTAGCAGCCAGCCACTTTCCATAAAGAAAAGTACGATATAAACCATAGCGAGCAGGCAGtggttttgattttgaagttgagTATAAATCAAGGTAAccattaatataatattataaaatacCATGTCAAGT
This Eremothecium cymbalariae DBVPG#7215 chromosome 5, complete sequence DNA region includes the following protein-coding sequences:
- the COQ1 gene encoding trans-hexaprenyltranstransferase (similar to Ashbya gossypii AER004W); translation: MLKTGVKGFVLKRVKICVKNDVRCRYRSTFGTALDAAAKMVMPKVMLENPIYLVANEIQSLTKGIISLVGSGHPVLSRLTNYYIESGGKRLRPMIVLLMSKALSEIPASERDRIKVDYSDIPDDPVYSRNPSSIFFGAPVNNFNPLHILHGIKPLVNPLAGERDLLSEDFDRGNGILPKQRRLAEIVEMIHAASLLHDDVLDHSTSRRGKPSGNSAFTNKMAVLAGDFLLSRANSAVTSIRNHEVSELVSACISNLVEGEFMQLKNTALDPDLTTINNGTQEIPLEPKSATALCHQYRVDIPQGLEVSHEVQVETAFNYYLHKSYLKTAALISKSCRGAAILAGSKEAVLDDCYSFGKNLGICFQLVDDMLDFTVSSAELGKPAGADLELGIATAPVLFAWKEYPALGTIIQRNFSQPGDIERVLEAVEKYDGVTKTKELAREYRDKALKNLRNSLPESDSRSALEFLTNSVLTRRK
- the GPI18 gene encoding GPI-anchor transamidase GPI18 (similar to Ashbya gossypii AER005C); this translates as MRMPQRFKRLTVTFFAVKCMQYLIVFFSPSQFDTSTALFLSEYQLYSDLKWYHKLLSWDSVFFVKNAIQFIDNGNKGLSFWWGRAVPQYEHEWVFSPFSWSSLLGYVGSKEVIGFDLVDNIVLKGSLLNFFIHYVSVWILYALTLQTFPKNSELAYKTALLFILSSAGGFLLAPYSEPLSFILAFLGMLMRGYALCYNVYGHISFKYYGWIPYMLSAVAFSLATASRSNCIILGVYYVYDLFKLLKQRDFIRAFWFPFIAGFMMLMLYCYIHYYLPYYFLCPYQQEWCSLSLPIFSIPYTSFYSFLQGKYWNIGFLNYWSLNNVPNFVLSLPNIVLIWYSTIYFSYQYPLESLRPLVYITRLLLIILTFFAHVQIINRVFTFIPLHLWYLSDRLIKTTGYAKGDDKLVYLYIHWLFFWIPLQTVLFAAFLPPA